GCTTCTTCAGCGCTATGGAGTTGAGTACAAGCTTTATGCCAGTTCTGACCCGAACAATGAATACTGGGAGTTACTCCGGGAAGACTTGCAAAATGGCAGTGACGAAGTGGAATTGGTAGCCCGTATATTCGAAGATCTGGAGCTTCAGACCTTGCATTACGACGATGATGGAGATATACCCACTTATGGTGTGCATTACTCCATTCGCAATAACGTATTCGCTTATCCGAAATGGGGCGTAGCACTTGTGAGGGTTCCATTTTTCCGAGATAACGGGATCTACAGTGAAGACTTTGTCTTTGCCATCGGTGATGAGGAGATGAAGCAATTTCTGGGAAGTGTCCGGGAACGGGAACGTCAGCAAAATATGAAAAAAGTAACGGTCTACACCGATGCCCGGAATGGCAGCGATCGTCATGTTGAATCCATCACTCGCTCCGTGGGAAGAGAGGATGTTGTTCTTTCGGCACAGATCAAGCAGGATATTTTCCGCTCGCTGGATCAGTTCTTCGAAGCAGATCGTTCCTTTTACAGAGATTATGATATCCCGTATAAACGGGGAATTCTATTGTATGGACACCCCGGAAACGGCAAGACCACATTGGTAAAATCCATTGCGGGAAGTATCCCGGGCCCGGCCGCGTATTGGCAGATTACGGAGTATACCAACAGTGAATCGGTGCGTGAAGTGTTCGAGGCTGCCAAGCGGTTGGCACCGATGGTACTGATCATTGAGGACATCGATTCGATGCCGGATGAAGTCCGTTCCTTTTTCCTGAATACACTGGATGGAGCTACGTCAAAAGAAGGCATTTTCCTGATCGGGACAACGAATTATCCGGAGAAAATAGATCCTGGCCTCATGAACCGTGCTGGACGGTTCGACCGGGCTTATGAAATCCCTTTGCCAGATGAAGAGCTTCGCCTGCAATATTTGCGGCAACGAGGCTTCACCATATTCGCGGGTGAAGAAGGCACGGTAGAGGCAGCTCGCCTGACTGACACCTTCTCTCTTGCGCAGCTGGGTGAGTTGTATGTCAGCGCTGCGCTGGAATGGCATCAGAATGGACAGACAGACATTGTGAAAGTCATTCAGTCGATGCGTGGCGAGCTGGACAAGAGCCATAAACATACTTGGCTGGCGCAGCCAGGTAAGGGCCGTGCAGGCTTTTATTGATCAGACCTAACCCATCCATTCTATAATATGACGCAATTTTATAAATAATCCTACCTCAATTGGTGATACTAACCTTGTCTGCTCTAACATACAATGACTTTCGGGAGGTACATAACGCAGCCCTGAGCTGGTGAGATGCCGGAAAGTAACGCGATCTGTTTCCATACCTGACTAAGGCTTGTTTTGCAGAGAAAGATGCATGGGGACAAAAGGTAATATGCAAAAATTTTTATGCCAATTGTTTAAATGCTTCTGTAGCGGTTAATAGTAGACAGACAACAACAAAAACTTTAATTAGAGGTGAATGATATGGGTTGGTTATGGTCATTAATTATCGGTGGTATCATTGGTTGGTTGGCAGGTTTGATCGTTGGTCGTGACATTCCAGGTGGTGTTATTGGTAACATCATTGCTGGTTTCATCGGTGGATGGTTAGGTGGAGTAATCTTGGGCGATATGGGTCCTGAGATGGGCGGATTCTACATTGTACCTGCATTGATCGGTGCGATCGTTCTTGTAGCCATCGTAAGCTTGATCTTCCGTTCGATGGGACGTAGTCGCGGGTAACTTAATCAAGATAATTTCTTGAATTAGTTGTCAGCTAAATGTTTTACCAATGAAGAGGTTGATTGAGAGCCATAACCATGGCTTTCAATCAACCTCTTGTTGTTTTAAAATATATAAAGATATGCGTAATAGCTATCTATATAAATTGGACTAAACATTTACACGAGAACGTAGAGGACAGAAATAACCTGAAGAAGCGGAGCTAAAAGCTTTCTGTAAGAAAGCTGCTTCGAAAGCATACACTCGCCTTTATCACCAGATTTTCTCCTTGTAAAGCCAAATATAAAAAATCTGGGGATAACAGCGATCAGAAGGTTGTTCTGTCATCGGAGTGGTAAGTGTAAAAGGTAGTTTAGATAAGAGGGGATGAACGGAATGGAAAAAGCTACATTCGCCGGCGGATGTTTCTGGTGTATGGTTACACCGTTTGAAGAACAACCGGGCATTCATGGCATTATATCGGGTTATGCCGGCGGTCACGTCGAGAATCCAACATATGAGCAGGTCAAAACCGGGGAGACCGGTCATGTCGAAGTGGTTGAAATTACATTTGATCCAGATGTATTTCCTTATGAACGACTGCTGGAGCTATACTGGCCACAGATTGATCCAACGGATGACGGAGGTCAGTTCCAGGATCGGGGGACACAGTACCGTACGGCAATCTTTGTGCATAATGAACGTCAACGTGAGCTTGCTGAACAGTCCAAACAGGAACTGGCAGCCAGCGGACGATTCACTCAACCGATTGTTACGGAAATTCGGGATGCAGCTATATTCTATCCGGCTGAAGACTATCATCAGGATTACCACAAGAAAAACGAGAAACATTATAAGGAAGACCGTGCGTTATCCGGACGGGACGAATTTATCGAGCAGAACTGGAAATAATGCATCAGATCACATGAAAAGCCGGGAAAGTTCCAGTTGGAACTTTCCCGGCTTTTTGGCTGTATGGCGGCTGAAATCAGCCCTAATGGTTATCTGATTGTTCCCACCAGTATTTCTACGTCAATGGTAATCTTCGACAAGGAAGCTTGAATGCTCACCAGGGATGATCCAGACCGATGCCAGGAAAGTGGTGTCATATGAACGAGTGAATTCAGCATGTTTTCGGTGACGGGCAGCGTGTAGGTCAGCGGAATGCTGGCGACGAGATGATGATGTTTGCGGAATCGGTCCAGCGTAAGTTCCCGGCTGTCTGCTCGATCAGGTCGATTCAGGAACAGCATTTCTCTCAGTTCAATTAAATATCGTTCACGGGGGATGACTTTGATGATCCATCCCCCCTCCTTCAGAATTCGTCCAAACTCTTCATAGTTGGAAGGAGAAAATATATTCAGGATGATGTCCAGCTGACCTTCTGCAAACGGACTGCATGCCAGATCGCCGACAAACCAAATTTGCTGGTTGTAGGCAGAGGAAGCCATGGCAATGCCTTCTTTGGCAATGTCGATGCCCCAGCCAACGGCTGGAGTATTCTGCGTAATCTGCTGTAGAAATGTTCCCTCTCCTGTGCCTGCATCCAGAATATGCACGGGATAGCTGATGTCAACGGAATAACGTGCGATCCAACTGCGTAGTACTTCGGTCAAAGGAGCATAAATACCGGTTTCCGATAAGATATTCCTTTTGGCTGTAAATAAACGTTTGTCATAGTTGCCCTTGAAAAAACGTGTCATGAAATTGATATAGCCTTGTCTTGCAAAATCAAAGCTATGCCTGGACACACATTGAATGCTCCCTGAGTTAATGGTTGCCATAGGGCTATGACAGATGGGACAGTTCAACATATGGATGTATGGATTAATAAGCGCAGCGCTACGTTCTCTGCGATGGACTGACATGGAATAACACCCCATTCATTCAGATTTGGATAACTGAAGAAAAGGGCATAACAAATAAACCTCTGCACGAAATTCAAAAAAAGAGGTTTATGGCTATGCCCCAAGTTATCTGTATCGAATGAACTGAATAATCATAGGAAGGTTAAGCTCCTTTTGCCTATCAAGATTAGGGTGAAGCAAGAGAACGTTACTAGTATAACAGGATGAGAAGAAATGACAAGTAAGGGGAGCCAGGCGAATTTGAAATAAAAGAGCGCCCTGTCAACCGTTTAGACGGTCATACAGAAGCGCTCCGTTCATTATTTTGCAGCAGCCTTTAATACATATTTGGACAATTTCTCATTATTCATGGAATAGATGACATCATCGACATAGGTTGAAACACCTTCTAATGAAGGAACCGAGGCACTGGTAGTGTAGATATGCACGTCTTCCAGCGTCTGTGGATCAAGAATGTATCCTGTTTTGGCAAAATCAAGCTGATACTGACCATCCTGTGTCTGGTCGACATGCATCAACGCAGGCTGTGCGTCCTTGAATGTACGCTCGGTCACTTTGCCTTTCATCGTGTACAGTTCCAGCTTCTGCCCTGTAAAGACTGTATAACCGTTGCCAGCCGTCTGAATGTAGGCATCACCAGCAATGGCACGTCCCCAAGCAAGCTTGCCATCGATGCCAAAGCCCATCAGTCGGTTACCGGTATTCTCAAAATTGGCACGCATAATGATGGAACCATCGTCGAGAATGGCCAGGGATTCACCGCCGCCATCTCCTAATGTATTTGCATTGGCAGGGAATTGGTAGAAGGACAGACGATTCAACGTACGATCATAGATCTCCACTTTGGGATTCGCGGCTTGCTGCCAGAAGTTGCCTACCTTAGTTTGTTTACTGGCATCCACCACAATTCGACCATGATCAGCCTTAAGCACGTTACCGTTAATGGTCTTTTCGGTAATCAGCTTGCCCTTTTTGTCATATAACGAGATGGCAGAGCGAACGGAACCGTTTGACTGCACACCCTGACTTGAAGCAACCATCAGCGTATCGTTATCCAATAGGGATATGCTTGCAGGTGAATTCACCGTTTTGATCCAGTTGGTTTTACCGGATGTATTGAATGAGTACAATTTTTTGGTTTTGTCCGAATATTCCATATACACATAAGCCGTACCGTTGCTAGCATATACTG
The nucleotide sequence above comes from Paenibacillus sp. W2I17. Encoded proteins:
- a CDS encoding AAA family ATPase — protein: MTINEKQTDPTQAIYTYDEQHDTRIRVEGYAIYSRLIRGISEALLQRYGVEYKLYASSDPNNEYWELLREDLQNGSDEVELVARIFEDLELQTLHYDDDGDIPTYGVHYSIRNNVFAYPKWGVALVRVPFFRDNGIYSEDFVFAIGDEEMKQFLGSVRERERQQNMKKVTVYTDARNGSDRHVESITRSVGREDVVLSAQIKQDIFRSLDQFFEADRSFYRDYDIPYKRGILLYGHPGNGKTTLVKSIAGSIPGPAAYWQITEYTNSESVREVFEAAKRLAPMVLIIEDIDSMPDEVRSFFLNTLDGATSKEGIFLIGTTNYPEKIDPGLMNRAGRFDRAYEIPLPDEELRLQYLRQRGFTIFAGEEGTVEAARLTDTFSLAQLGELYVSAALEWHQNGQTDIVKVIQSMRGELDKSHKHTWLAQPGKGRAGFY
- a CDS encoding GlsB/YeaQ/YmgE family stress response membrane protein; protein product: MGWLWSLIIGGIIGWLAGLIVGRDIPGGVIGNIIAGFIGGWLGGVILGDMGPEMGGFYIVPALIGAIVLVAIVSLIFRSMGRSRG
- the msrA gene encoding peptide-methionine (S)-S-oxide reductase MsrA; the encoded protein is MEKATFAGGCFWCMVTPFEEQPGIHGIISGYAGGHVENPTYEQVKTGETGHVEVVEITFDPDVFPYERLLELYWPQIDPTDDGGQFQDRGTQYRTAIFVHNERQRELAEQSKQELAASGRFTQPIVTEIRDAAIFYPAEDYHQDYHKKNEKHYKEDRALSGRDEFIEQNWK
- a CDS encoding putative RNA methyltransferase codes for the protein MGCYSMSVHRRERSAALINPYIHMLNCPICHSPMATINSGSIQCVSRHSFDFARQGYINFMTRFFKGNYDKRLFTAKRNILSETGIYAPLTEVLRSWIARYSVDISYPVHILDAGTGEGTFLQQITQNTPAVGWGIDIAKEGIAMASSAYNQQIWFVGDLACSPFAEGQLDIILNIFSPSNYEEFGRILKEGGWIIKVIPRERYLIELREMLFLNRPDRADSRELTLDRFRKHHHLVASIPLTYTLPVTENMLNSLVHMTPLSWHRSGSSLVSIQASLSKITIDVEILVGTIR